A stretch of Ipomoea triloba cultivar NCNSP0323 chromosome 11, ASM357664v1 DNA encodes these proteins:
- the LOC115996281 gene encoding kinesin-like protein KIN-14K isoform X2, whose product MNSVATPLIKDYGRLNDSNISISCRVFEPSSSSNAKHRAAVVEWINDTLHLNLPVNASDEELRAFLADGSVLCQLLNKLEPNLVIEDGGSSHSWESCSGNVGRFLSGMDKLGLSRFHPSDLGYGCMKIVVDCLLTLKTHYMPNVGAYKNLNMHISNLSGNASNIRWKEAGEHFGCGDAPQRQQSSQSHSSLSSREERQNLDSKFKRTLHTPVMADPSAASVHQVGHRFQEVFQVKQGSYADLLPTKVSEAMKSNRLGNAPTHSLLSVVNGILDESTERKNGGVPERVACLLRKVVQEIEMRISTQAEHLRMQSDLFKAREDKYQSRIRDLEAFATGTREETETIVMNPVRHIKNEKSKIQEKMKREHDMARLMKEKGDANQEIAVLKQEFEEAKKTYEQNCLQMKIETGEVQRSLEERLKEITSLEERLKEVMNHFTQSRNRVQELEEFSEAKSQQWSKIQHIYQIFTEFQLGALRELRFSSQSIRQEVSKTQKIYSEEFNHLGVKIKSLGDAAASYSVILAENRKLHNEVQELKGNIRVYCRVRPFLPKQKDKQTIVEYVGDNGELIVMNPSKQAKEGRRSFKFNKVYGPSATQGQVFADIQPLIQSVLDGYNVCIFAYGQTGSGKTYTMTGPDGATEEQWGVNYRALNDLFRISQTRGNAFSYEITVQMVEIYNEQVRDLLSSDGSHKRLGILNTSQPNGLAVPDASMFPVNKPSDVLELMNIGLKSRAKSSTSMNERSSRSHSILTIHVRGMDKKSGSSMNSSLHLVDLAGSERIDRSEVAGDRLKEAQHINKSLAALGDVISALSTKSPHVPYRNSKLTQVLQSSLGGQAKTLMFVQLNPDHVSFSESLSTLKFAERAYGVELGAAKSSKDGKDVRELMEQVTSLRETIAAKDEEIEKLQQDAKVTKV is encoded by the exons ATGAACTCTGTAGCAACTCCCCTGATCAAAGACTATGGAAGACTCAATGACTCAAATATATCTATTAGCTGTCGTGTATTTGAGCCCTCTTCAAGTAGTAATG CAAAGCACCGAGCCGCGGTGGTGGAATGGATAAACGATACTCTTCATTTGAATTTGCCGGTAAATGCTTCTGATGAGGAACTTCGAGCATTCTTAGCTGATGGTAGTGTTTTGTGTCAACTACTGAATAAATTGGAGCCCAATTTGGTGATAGag GATGGTGGCTCTAGTCATTCCTGGGAATCATGCTCAGGAAATGTTGGAAGGTTCTTATCCGGTATGGATAAATTGGGATTGTCCAGGTTCCATCCATCAGATTTAGGATAC GGGTGTATGAAAATCGTTGTTGATTGCCTTTTAACACTTAAAACACATTATATGCCAAATGTTGGAGCATACAAGAATTTGAATATGCATATATCCAATCTATCTGGAAATGCTTCTAATATAAGATGGAAGGAAGCGGGAGAACATTTTGGATGTGGTGATGCTCCTCAAAGACAACAATCTTCTCAATCTCATTCTTCATTATCTTCTAGAGAAGAGAGGCAGAACTTAGACTCAAAGTTTAAGCGCACATTGCATACTCCAGTAATGGCCG ATCCATCAGCTGCATCGGTGCATCAAGTTGGGCATAGATTCCAGGAAGTATTTCAGGTTAAACAAGGAAGTTATGCTGACCTGTTACCTACAAAAGTTTCAGAAGCAATGAAATCAAACCGTTTGGGT AATGCTCCAACACACTCTCTTTTAAGTGTTGTGAATGGAATTCTAGATGAAAGCACTGAACGAAAAAATGGAGGAGTGCCAGAA CGCGTAGCCTGCCTGTTGAGAAAGGTAGTTCAAGAGATAGAAATGCGGATATCTACACAAGCAGAACACTTAAGAATG CAAAGTGATCTGTTCAAGGCTCGTGAAGATAAATACCAGTCAAGAATTAGAGATCTCGAAGCCTTTGCAACAGGCACGAGAGAAGAGACAGAGACA ATAGTCATGAACCCAGTCCGGCATATTAAG AATGAGAAGAGCAAGATACAGGAGAAAATGAAAA GAGAACATGATATGGCTAGGTTGATGAAAGAAAAGGGCGATGCAAATCAAGAAATTGCAGTTTTGAAACAAGAATTCGAAGAGGCTAAAAAAACTTACGAACAGAACTGCTTGCAAATGAAAATAGAGACCGGAGAAGTTCAACGAAGTCTAGAGGAAAGGTTAAAGGAAATTACGAGCCTTGAGGAAAGATTAAAGGAAGTTATGAACCATTTTACACAATCAAGAAATAGAGTACAGGAACTTGAAGAATTTTCAGAAGCGAAGTCTCAGCAGTGGAGCAAGATACAACACATCTACCAAATATTTACAGAATTCCAGCTTGGAGCACTACGT GAACTAAGGTTTTCATCCCAATCAATAAGGCAAGAAGTTTCTAAAACACAAAAGATCTACTCAGAGGAATTTAATCACTTAG GTGTGAAAATCAAGTCATTAGGAGATGCAGCTGCAAGCTATTCTGTAATTCTTGCTGAAAATAGGAAGCTACACAATGAGGTCCAGGAGTTAAAAG GAAATATTAGAGTATACTGCCGGGTAAGGCCATTTCTTCCTAAACAAAAGGACAAGCAAACAATTGTTGAATATGTTGGCGACAATGGGGAGCTAATTGTTATGAATCCTTCCAAACAAGCAAAAGAAGGCCGCCGGTCATTCAAGTTTAACAAGGTCTATGGTCCATCTGCAACACAAG GTCAAGTATTTGCAGATATACAGCCATTGATACAATCAGTTTTGGATGgatataatgtatgtatatttgcATATGGTCAGACTGGTTCAGGGAAAACTTACACAATG ACTGGCCCTGACGGAGCAACGGAAGAGCAATGGGGAGTCAATTATCGTGCTTTAAATGATCTTTTCCGAATTTCACAGACGAGAGGAAATGCTTTCTCATATGAAATAACAGTTCAAATGGTGGAAATATATAATGAACAAGTTCGTGACTTACTTTCAAGTGATGGCTCTCACAAAAG ACTTGGGATTTTGAATACCTCCCAACCCAATGGGTTAGCTGTCCCAGATGCTAGCATGTTTCCAGTTAACAAACCCTCTGACGTGTTGGAGCTAATGAATATTGGATTAAAGAGCAGAGCAAAAAGCTCAACTTCCATGAATGAAAGAAGCAGTCGTTCACACAG CATTTTAACTATTCATGTTCGAGGGATGGATAAGAAAAGTGGTTCATCCATGAACAGCAGCCTTCATTTAGTGGATCTTGCTGGAAGTGAAAGAATAGATCGCTCAGAGGTAGCAGGGGACAGATTGAAAGAGGCACAACATATAAACAAGTCTTTAGCCGCCCTTGGAGATGTCATTTCTGCTTTGTCAACAAAAAGTCCTCATGTCCCATACAGAAATAGCAAGCTTACTCAGGTTCTTCAGAGCTCCTTAG GTGGTCAAGCAAAGACCCTAATGTTTGTGCAGCTGAATCCCGATCATGTTTCGTTTTCTGAATCCCTAAGCACATTAAAATTTGCTGAAAGGGCATATGGAGTAGAGCTAGGGGCTGCCAAGAGCAGCAAAGATGGCAAGGATGTTAGGGAATTGATGGAGCAG GTCACATCTCTCAGGGAAACAATAGCTGCAAAAGATGAAGAGATTGAGAAATTGCAGCAAGATGCCAAAGTCACGAAAGTGTGA
- the LOC115996281 gene encoding kinesin-like protein KIN-14P isoform X1 — translation MKEKNDSIQEIAVLKKELEAVQNSSEQQCLLMKTEEHDVTRLMKEKNDAMQEIAVLKKELEAVQNSSEQQCLLMKTEEHDVTRLMKEKNDAMQEIAVLKKELEAVQNSSEQQCLLMKTEEHDVTRLMKEKNDAMQEIAVLKKELEAVQNSSEQQCLLMKTEEHDVTRLMKEKNDAMQEIAVLKKELEAVQNSSEQQCLLMKTEEHDVTRLMKEKNDAMQEIAVLKKELEAVQNSSEQQCLLMKTEEHDVTRLMKEKNDAMQEIAVLKKELEAVQNSSEQQCLLMKTEEHDVTRLMKEKNDAMQEIAVLKKELEAVQNSSEQQCLLMKTEEHDVTRLMKEKNDAIQEIAVLKKELEAVQNSSEQQCLLMKTEEHDVTRLMKEKNDAIEEIAVLKKELEAVQNSYEQQCLQMKTEEHGVTMLMKEKNDAIQEIAVLKKELEAVQKSYEQQCLLMKTGEHDMARLMKEKGDANQEIAVLKQEFEEAKKTYEQNCLQMKIETGEVQRSLEERLKEITSLEERLKEVMNHFTQSRNRVQELEEFSEAKSQQWSKIQHIYQIFTEFQLGALRELRFSSQSIRQEVSKTQKIYSEEFNHLGVKIKSLGDAAASYSVILAENRKLHNEVQELKGNIRVYCRVRPFLPKQKDKQTIVEYVGDNGELIVMNPSKQAKEGRRSFKFNKVYGPSATQGQVFADIQPLIQSVLDGYNVCIFAYGQTGSGKTYTMTGPDGATEEQWGVNYRALNDLFRISQTRGNAFSYEITVQMVEIYNEQVRDLLSSDGSHKRLGILNTSQPNGLAVPDASMFPVNKPSDVLELMNIGLKSRAKSSTSMNERSSRSHSILTIHVRGMDKKSGSSMNSSLHLVDLAGSERIDRSEVAGDRLKEAQHINKSLAALGDVISALSTKSPHVPYRNSKLTQVLQSSLGGQAKTLMFVQLNPDHVSFSESLSTLKFAERAYGVELGAAKSSKDGKDVRELMEQVTSLRETIAAKDEEIEKLQQDAKVTKV, via the exons ATGAAAGAAAAGAATGATTCCATTCAAGAGATTGCAGTTCTGAAGAAAGAACTTGAAGCAGTTCAAAACTCATCTGAACAACAATGCTTGCTGATGAAAACAGAAGAGCATGATGTGACTAGGTTGAtgaaagaaaagaatgatgccATGCAAGAGATTGCAGTTCTGAAGAAAGAACTTGAAGCAGTTCAAAACTCATCTGAACAACAATGCTTGCTGATGAAAACAGAAGAGCATGATGTGACTAGGTTGAtgaaagaaaagaatgatgccATGCAAGAGATTGCAGTTCTGAAGAAAGAACTTGAAGCAGTTCAAAACTCATCTGAACAACAATGCTTGCTGATGAAAACAGAAGAGCATGATGTGACTAGGTTGAtgaaagaaaagaatgatgccATGCAAGAGATTGCAGTTCTGAAGAAAGAACTTGAAGCAGTTCAAAACTCATCTGAACAACAATGCTTGCTGATGAAAACAGAAGAGCATGATGTGACTAGGTTGAtgaaagaaaagaatgatgccATGCAAGAGATTGCAGTTCTGAAGAAAGAACTTGAAGCAGTTCAAAACTCATCTGAACAACAATGCTTGCTGATGAAAACAGAAGAGCATGATGTGACTAGGTTGAtgaaagaaaagaatgatgccATGCAAGAGATTGCAGTTCTGAAGAAAGAACTTGAAGCAGTTCAAAACTCATCTGAACAACAATGCTTGCTGATGAAAACAGAAGAGCATGATGTGACTAGGTTGAtgaaagaaaagaatgatgccATGCAAGAGATTGCAGTTCTGAAGAAAGAACTTGAAGCAGTTCAAAACTCATCTGAACAACAATGCTTGCTGATGAAAACAGAAGAGCATGATGTGACTAGGTTGAtgaaagaaaagaatgatgccATGCAAGAGATTGCAGTTCTGAAGAAAGAACTTGAAGCAGTTCAAAACTCATCTGAACAACAATGCTTGCTGATGAAAACAGAAGAGCATGATGTGACTAGGTTGAtgaaagaaaagaatgatgccATTCAAGAGATTGCAGTTCTGAAGAAAGAACTTGAAGCAGTTCAAAACTCATCTGAACAACAATGCTTGCTGATGAAAACAGAAGAGCATGATGTGACTAGGTTGAtgaaagaaaagaatgatgccATTGAAGAGATTGCAGTTCTGAAGAAAGAACTTGAAGCAGTTCAAAACTCATATGAACAACAATGCTTGCAGATGAAAACAGAAGAGCATGGTGTGACTATGTTGAtgaaagaaaagaatgatgccATTCAAGAGATTGCAGTTCTGAAGAAAGAACTTGAAGCAGTTCAAAAATCATATGAACAACAATGCTTGCTGATGAAAACAGGAGAACATGATATGGCTAGGTTGATGAAAGAAAAGGGCGATGCAAATCAAGAAATTGCAGTTTTGAAACAAGAATTCGAAGAGGCTAAAAAAACTTACGAACAGAACTGCTTGCAAATGAAAATAGAGACCGGAGAAGTTCAACGAAGTCTAGAGGAAAGGTTAAAGGAAATTACGAGCCTTGAGGAAAGATTAAAGGAAGTTATGAACCATTTTACACAATCAAGAAATAGAGTACAGGAACTTGAAGAATTTTCAGAAGCGAAGTCTCAGCAGTGGAGCAAGATACAACACATCTACCAAATATTTACAGAATTCCAGCTTGGAGCACTACGT GAACTAAGGTTTTCATCCCAATCAATAAGGCAAGAAGTTTCTAAAACACAAAAGATCTACTCAGAGGAATTTAATCACTTAG GTGTGAAAATCAAGTCATTAGGAGATGCAGCTGCAAGCTATTCTGTAATTCTTGCTGAAAATAGGAAGCTACACAATGAGGTCCAGGAGTTAAAAG GAAATATTAGAGTATACTGCCGGGTAAGGCCATTTCTTCCTAAACAAAAGGACAAGCAAACAATTGTTGAATATGTTGGCGACAATGGGGAGCTAATTGTTATGAATCCTTCCAAACAAGCAAAAGAAGGCCGCCGGTCATTCAAGTTTAACAAGGTCTATGGTCCATCTGCAACACAAG GTCAAGTATTTGCAGATATACAGCCATTGATACAATCAGTTTTGGATGgatataatgtatgtatatttgcATATGGTCAGACTGGTTCAGGGAAAACTTACACAATG ACTGGCCCTGACGGAGCAACGGAAGAGCAATGGGGAGTCAATTATCGTGCTTTAAATGATCTTTTCCGAATTTCACAGACGAGAGGAAATGCTTTCTCATATGAAATAACAGTTCAAATGGTGGAAATATATAATGAACAAGTTCGTGACTTACTTTCAAGTGATGGCTCTCACAAAAG ACTTGGGATTTTGAATACCTCCCAACCCAATGGGTTAGCTGTCCCAGATGCTAGCATGTTTCCAGTTAACAAACCCTCTGACGTGTTGGAGCTAATGAATATTGGATTAAAGAGCAGAGCAAAAAGCTCAACTTCCATGAATGAAAGAAGCAGTCGTTCACACAG CATTTTAACTATTCATGTTCGAGGGATGGATAAGAAAAGTGGTTCATCCATGAACAGCAGCCTTCATTTAGTGGATCTTGCTGGAAGTGAAAGAATAGATCGCTCAGAGGTAGCAGGGGACAGATTGAAAGAGGCACAACATATAAACAAGTCTTTAGCCGCCCTTGGAGATGTCATTTCTGCTTTGTCAACAAAAAGTCCTCATGTCCCATACAGAAATAGCAAGCTTACTCAGGTTCTTCAGAGCTCCTTAG GTGGTCAAGCAAAGACCCTAATGTTTGTGCAGCTGAATCCCGATCATGTTTCGTTTTCTGAATCCCTAAGCACATTAAAATTTGCTGAAAGGGCATATGGAGTAGAGCTAGGGGCTGCCAAGAGCAGCAAAGATGGCAAGGATGTTAGGGAATTGATGGAGCAG GTCACATCTCTCAGGGAAACAATAGCTGCAAAAGATGAAGAGATTGAGAAATTGCAGCAAGATGCCAAAGTCACGAAAGTGTGA
- the LOC115997568 gene encoding uncharacterized protein LOC115997568 — translation MEGDRENWMMMTMSNSIACPKPRRVGGLVDELTRPSCLQPFSQQTEACDSEAGIELLEIILSKGGCHVGTPNLQMASSPPFFSGSPPSRAMNPLIQDLHFGHDDFVAVPSPLRTVVLPLPSPPLTPSSTRMNGGGCGMRFGQKPAQVRIEGFNCRQNYSISAVS, via the exons ATGGAGGGGGATAGAGAAAATTggatgatgatgacgatgagCAACAGCATCGCTTGCCCAAAGCCGCGTAGAGTTGGTGGCCTCGTCGATGAACTCACCAGGCCTTCCTGCTTGCAGCCGTTCAG TCAACAGACGGAGGCTTGTGATTCGGAAGCTGGAATTGAGCTTTTGGAAATCATTCTTAGTAAG GGGGGCTGTCATGTTGGAACCCCCAATTTGCAGATGGCTTCATCGCCACCTTTTTTCAGTGGGTCGCCACCAAGCAGGGCTATGAATCCCCTGATTCAAGATTTACATTTTGGGCATGATGATTTTGTTGCAGTCCCATCACCTCTTCGAACAGTAGTGCTGCCACTGCCATCACCACCTCTGACTCCTTCCTCTACTCGCATGAATGGAGGAGGATGTGGAATGAGGTTCGGGCAAAAGCCAGCTCAGGTGCGAATTGAAGGGTTTAACTGCCGCCAAAATTACAGCATCTCAGCTGTCTCCTAG